The DNA sequence GGAGGAAGTCATTGAAAAGGGTAATAAAACGATCCACCAGTTGAAGCTGGATAAACGCCCTTTCTCTTCGCTTTCCCTGGAAGAGCGTCACCGCACATTGCATGAAGCCATGTGGATTTCCCGGGTGAACCGGGCCGAACACCTGATACAGGTTCCCCCGGAAAACATGAATCTCGTTAGAACCCACTGGGATGAATTACAGAAAGTTCTTCCTCCGGAGTTCCTGAAAAATCCGCTGGATGAACTCACCGACATCCTGGAAGAAAGAGGGATTCCCTTCACCTTTCCAGAGGACGACGCGGACGAGCTGCTGCACTGGACTTCGACCAATGCCATTATTGGCAACGATGAACCAGACCCCGAACCGGCACAAACCCGGATTCAGTAAGCCGGCTTATTGAGCCGCGGCGACGTCCGGCCGAAGTTTTTGAGCTTCATTCAGGTAAACGTGCACCACTTCGGACTGTTTCTGGTCAGTATTTACGTGAATCATCACACGAATGCAGCGTGGCATCGCCCCTTTAACGGCGATTTCAGAGGCACAAATCAGTGGGACTGATTTCATTCCCAGCTCACGGGCTGCTTCGGCCGGAAAGGCGGATGTCAGGTCAGGCGTGGTGGTAAAAAATACGGAGACAATATCTTCGTAGTTTTCAATCCGATTCGCTTTGAGCAGTTGCTCCAGCAGTTCACGTGTCGCAGACAAAACCTCTGCTGAAACGTCCTGAGTCACTG is a window from the Gimesia benthica genome containing:
- the aroH gene encoding chorismate mutase, which gives rise to MSVRGIRGATTVTQDVSAEVLSATRELLEQLLKANRIENYEDIVSVFFTTTPDLTSAFPAEAARELGMKSVPLICASEIAVKGAMPRCIRVMIHVNTDQKQSEVVHVYLNEAQKLRPDVAAAQ